In one window of Nostoc flagelliforme CCNUN1 DNA:
- a CDS encoding tetratricopeptide repeat protein yields the protein MLIFPNSTSAIQKIFTVKIVALASISTLVVSSYSSAWGQSQLIALRQCKNVDGKVMSSGDRYLPAGSPLCPGDQIHPENGATVTVICYLNRKILYINQNNFSEAANKCAPSQVTEADKYRCTNLKPQNCPTTLKGPDDDNSVPRPRLISPYISGGRILTTRPSISWRTVPGATSYTVEMQGNNVNWQIQVNNTVLPYPKEQSQLKFGSTYRITVLAYQRNSLISYAPLVISVLPEKEQLEIGSLVKQINELKIPPDEAAVKDLDTIYMSKNLVNESIETLKARVAAGSKNPEIYRVLADRYLEAGLPDEALSEYTTAKKLAKSSKNLKELSKVQFGLKLWEFITNYQRARTGPSSNDERI from the coding sequence ATGCTTATTTTCCCAAATTCGACAAGTGCAATCCAAAAAATATTCACAGTTAAAATTGTAGCACTCGCATCAATATCAACACTAGTTGTCTCAAGTTATAGTAGTGCATGGGGACAATCTCAACTAATAGCCTTGCGTCAGTGCAAGAATGTTGATGGTAAAGTGATGAGTTCAGGCGATCGCTACTTGCCAGCAGGTAGTCCGCTCTGTCCGGGAGATCAGATTCACCCAGAGAATGGAGCCACAGTTACAGTCATTTGCTATTTAAATCGAAAAATTTTATACATTAATCAAAACAATTTTTCTGAGGCTGCCAACAAATGTGCGCCATCACAAGTCACTGAGGCAGATAAGTATCGATGTACGAATCTTAAACCGCAGAACTGTCCCACTACACTTAAAGGGCCAGATGATGATAACTCTGTACCAAGGCCAAGATTAATTAGTCCTTACATTAGTGGCGGTAGAATCTTGACTACCCGACCCTCAATTTCTTGGCGTACAGTTCCAGGAGCTACTAGTTACACAGTAGAGATGCAGGGTAATAATGTTAACTGGCAGATACAAGTAAACAATACTGTACTGCCGTATCCAAAGGAGCAATCCCAATTAAAATTTGGAAGTACGTATAGAATTACTGTGCTTGCGTACCAGAGAAACTCTCTGATAAGTTACGCACCCTTAGTAATTAGTGTTTTACCGGAAAAAGAGCAACTGGAGATTGGATCACTGGTTAAACAAATTAACGAATTGAAAATACCTCCAGATGAAGCTGCTGTTAAGGATCTAGATACTATATACATGTCAAAAAATCTGGTAAATGAATCGATAGAGACATTAAAGGCAAGAGTGGCAGCAGGAAGTAAAAACCCTGAAATCTATCGAGTACTGGCAGATCGCTACTTAGAGGCGGGCTTGCCTGATGAGGCTCTTAGTGAATACACAACAGCAAAAAAGTTAGCTAAAAGTAGTAAGAACTTAAAGGAATTATCAAAGGTGCAATTCGGTTTAAAATTGTGGGAATTCATAACCAACTACCAACGAGCAAGAACGGGGCCCAGTAGTAATGATGAGCGTATTTAG
- a CDS encoding CHAT domain-containing protein, with amino-acid sequence MPQKSTESTTKLLIAAIDKQKHLPVYLFAWHNLGDVLRLIGKLDESKVVLAKTLSIAGQTSSVDNHEILLSLANTEEAIYKHARNKYYEVEEADFKNEIVDLIQQQALKSLELYQQVNQVSANYPVTQLKSQLHHLSLLIDFEKCLTAELNSGNPKLVEIRNQIQQQIQPSVNRVLKNSSTFSQLLAIQLVYAKLNFANSLSQIPDQQLRSLAIEYGQSALQTAKSTSNQRIKSYSLGTLGKLQPEKSEAYFVKALSLAQSIQAEDIAYQWQQQLGNLYNKQGRAKEALTMYKSAIDNLAQIRDSMLSSNVDIQFFFQEEVEPVYRDYMKLLLKDSNPNLEEVIQTNERLQTAQLENFLKCGKLDLISLNEIPDLNSAYGIINIIDLDETIEVILQVKDRSLYHYSIEANLVKENVNDLLWSLQDQKLATIDVEQILLPSQALYEKLIAPLASYLPASGTLIFILDKSFQSIPMGILYDGKNYLLEHYSIAATLGSRIRSPKPLSKKRFTALIAALSKPSPSLLDRNAPKGVRSLPKTFEEVKDVQSQTQSSLTLLDEKFTSLRLEQEINKNNFPIVHISTHGQFSSDPLKTVLLAYDQVINIREFDKLLKGKVQTDADAIELLVLSACQTAKGNKRSALGMAGVAAQAGARTTIATLWLVDADSTALLMEEFYKELKNGIPKAEALRLAQLTLMKNPKYAHHYYWAPFLLVGSWL; translated from the coding sequence TTGCCACAAAAGTCTACTGAATCTACAACAAAACTATTGATAGCAGCGATTGATAAGCAAAAACATTTGCCAGTATATCTATTTGCATGGCACAACTTAGGAGATGTCTTGCGCTTAATTGGTAAATTAGATGAATCAAAGGTGGTTCTTGCAAAAACGCTATCAATTGCAGGGCAAACGTCCTCTGTTGATAATCATGAGATTTTGCTGTCGTTAGCTAATACTGAGGAAGCTATTTATAAGCACGCACGAAATAAATATTATGAAGTAGAAGAAGCAGATTTCAAAAATGAAATCGTGGATTTGATTCAGCAACAAGCACTCAAGTCACTTGAACTTTATCAGCAAGTGAATCAGGTGTCAGCAAATTATCCAGTCACACAATTAAAATCTCAACTGCATCATTTGAGCCTGCTAATAGATTTTGAGAAGTGCTTAACAGCAGAGTTGAACTCAGGTAATCCTAAATTAGTTGAGATTCGCAATCAAATTCAACAACAAATTCAGCCTTCTGTTAACAGAGTTTTGAAAAACTCTTCTACATTTTCTCAATTATTAGCTATCCAATTGGTTTATGCAAAGCTCAATTTTGCTAATAGTTTAAGTCAAATTCCAGATCAGCAATTACGTTCATTAGCTATTGAGTATGGTCAATCTGCTTTGCAAACAGCTAAAAGTACAAGTAATCAGCGAATCAAGTCTTACAGTCTTGGGACTTTGGGTAAATTACAACCAGAAAAATCAGAAGCATATTTTGTAAAAGCTTTAAGTTTGGCTCAATCAATTCAAGCAGAAGATATTGCTTACCAATGGCAACAACAGCTAGGAAACTTATATAACAAGCAAGGAAGGGCTAAAGAAGCCCTCACAATGTACAAGTCTGCTATTGATAACCTGGCGCAAATTCGTGACAGCATGTTGTCAAGCAATGTAGATATACAGTTCTTCTTTCAAGAAGAAGTAGAACCTGTATACCGTGATTATATGAAGTTACTTTTGAAAGATTCTAATCCTAACCTCGAAGAAGTGATTCAGACAAACGAGCGTTTACAAACAGCACAGTTAGAAAATTTTTTGAAATGTGGGAAGCTTGACCTAATTTCTCTTAATGAAATTCCCGATTTAAATAGTGCTTATGGAATAATTAATATCATTGATTTGGATGAGACTATAGAAGTTATTTTACAAGTTAAAGACCGCTCTCTTTATCATTACTCTATTGAAGCAAATCTAGTTAAAGAAAATGTTAATGATCTTTTATGGAGTTTACAGGATCAGAAACTCGCAACTATTGATGTAGAACAAATTCTTTTGCCTTCTCAAGCACTTTATGAAAAATTAATTGCCCCACTTGCATCATATTTACCTGCATCAGGAACATTGATATTTATCTTAGATAAATCTTTTCAAAGTATACCAATGGGCATATTATATGATGGAAAAAATTATCTCCTCGAGCATTACAGCATTGCAGCCACTCTCGGTTCTAGAATTCGATCTCCCAAACCTTTATCAAAAAAGCGCTTTACAGCTCTCATCGCTGCTTTGTCTAAGCCCAGCCCCAGCTTGTTAGATCGCAACGCTCCTAAAGGCGTCAGATCACTACCCAAAACCTTTGAAGAAGTAAAAGATGTCCAAAGTCAAACACAATCTTCCCTTACACTACTAGACGAAAAGTTTACTAGTCTCCGTCTAGAGCAAGAAATAAATAAAAATAATTTCCCAATAGTTCATATTAGCACTCATGGACAGTTTAGTTCTGACCCTTTAAAGACGGTACTTCTAGCTTACGATCAGGTCATTAATATTAGAGAATTTGACAAATTACTAAAAGGTAAAGTTCAAACTGATGCAGATGCAATTGAGTTATTAGTTTTAAGTGCGTGTCAGACTGCAAAGGGTAATAAAAGGTCAGCATTAGGAATGGCTGGAGTAGCTGCACAAGCAGGTGCGAGAACTACGATAGCTACTTTGTGGCTGGTAGATGCAGATTCTACTGCTTTGTTAATGGAAGAATTCTACAAGGAATTGAAAAATGGTATTCCTAAAGCAGAGGCACTGCGTCTGGCACAACTTACATTAATGAAAAATCCTAAATACGCTCATCATTACTACTGGGCCCCGTTCTTGCTCGTTGGTAGTTGGTTATGA
- a CDS encoding ExeA family protein — protein MLSDVMTYFGLKRTLDHVGYFETQEQTNLFKELKPQIRQGRLIALTGVVGCGKTTTLQRLQLELSSEKDIIISRCLAIDKDKVSVGVLMSALFCDLSTEKDAKPPTQPELRERKFLALIQKCRKPVVLFVDEAHDIHHGTLVKIKRLIELVRQNGCTLSVVLLGHPKLKNDLRRPSLEEIGARTNIFSLEGIRGHQVEYIKWLLSECIHDDYLPEDLITNEAIAFLAERLTTPLQIEHYLQRAFEDAYQAATKPVTLGMAEAVLTVGLNDLEPRLIRHGYTKTVLAELLNIRVSEVNSFLHAQLPPGRTQDLRDQMLKIGIPLYASEGN, from the coding sequence ATGTTGAGTGATGTCATGACTTATTTTGGACTTAAACGTACCTTAGATCATGTGGGCTATTTTGAGACCCAAGAACAGACAAATCTATTCAAAGAACTCAAACCCCAAATTAGGCAAGGTCGTTTGATTGCTCTAACAGGTGTTGTTGGTTGTGGTAAAACAACGACTTTACAACGACTGCAATTAGAATTGTCCTCCGAAAAAGACATTATTATTTCTCGTTGCCTTGCAATTGACAAAGATAAGGTCAGTGTCGGGGTTTTGATGAGTGCTTTGTTTTGCGATTTAAGTACAGAAAAGGACGCTAAACCACCGACCCAACCAGAACTCAGAGAACGAAAATTCTTAGCTTTAATTCAAAAATGCCGTAAGCCTGTAGTGCTTTTTGTGGATGAAGCTCATGACATTCATCACGGTACGTTAGTCAAAATTAAGCGTTTAATTGAATTGGTACGCCAGAATGGTTGCACTTTATCTGTAGTGCTGCTGGGACATCCCAAATTGAAAAATGATTTGCGTCGACCATCTTTGGAAGAGATTGGTGCTAGAACCAATATTTTTAGTTTAGAAGGTATTAGAGGACATCAAGTTGAGTATATAAAATGGCTGTTGAGCGAGTGTATTCACGATGATTATCTGCCTGAAGATTTGATTACCAATGAGGCAATTGCATTTTTGGCAGAACGATTGACGACTCCATTGCAAATCGAACATTATTTGCAGAGGGCTTTTGAAGACGCTTATCAAGCAGCAACGAAGCCTGTCACTCTTGGTATGGCTGAAGCTGTCTTGACTGTGGGACTTAACGATTTAGAACCTCGCTTAATACGGCATGGTTACACGAAGACAGTACTAGCTGAGTTATTAAATATACGAGTAAGCGAGGTAAATTCTTTTTTACACGCTCAGTTGCCTCCTGGTCGAACCCAAGATTTGAGAGACCAGATGTTAAAAATTGGAATTCCCTTGTATGCGTCAGAGGGAAATTAA
- a CDS encoding IS481 family transposase, producing the protein MPIDTIVDLRRRLEQLPPRSPSRRVLVQEIAQLYGISEDTVYRTLREGNVVRPVRRVDCDVPRVIPKAGLERYCEIIAAIKIRTSNRKGRHLSTVQAIRLLEEDGINTPDGHLRVPVGLLKPTTVNRYLNKWGYDRDTLLRQPPAVRFQAEYSNQCWHFDLSPSDLKHVKAPAFLEPGRGHPLLMLYSVVDDRSGFAYQEYHGVYGEDVEAALRFMFAAMSLKSETDFPFQGIPQMLYMDNGPIAKSLVFQKVMGYLGIEVRTHLPNGKDGRRVTARSKGKVERPFRTVKEMHETLYHLHEPETEAEANAWLMKFLLHYNSRPHRSEPHSRMEDWVSNLPSNGIRQMCNWERFCTFARSPERRKVGIDARVTVEGVAYEVEPDLAGETVVLWWGLFDNELYVEHGERRYGPFLPVDGPIPLHRYRSFKKTRTQKRADRIESLAKQLSLPNSVIGKGNPPEFGSSTTQLKVQPFVDPNPFQELTFSTVIAAKLAIADYLARPLAKLTPEQMAYINAVLVSTLNKQEVMKQIRDFFNPLSGTSHVE; encoded by the coding sequence ATACCAATTGATACAATCGTAGACCTACGTCGTCGCTTAGAGCAGCTACCACCGCGCAGTCCATCTCGTCGGGTATTAGTCCAAGAAATAGCTCAACTGTATGGCATTTCCGAAGATACTGTGTATCGAACACTACGAGAAGGAAATGTTGTTCGCCCAGTGCGGCGCGTTGATTGTGATGTCCCGCGTGTGATTCCTAAAGCCGGACTAGAGCGATACTGCGAAATCATTGCTGCCATTAAAATACGCACATCTAACCGCAAAGGTCGCCATTTATCTACCGTGCAAGCAATTCGCTTATTGGAAGAAGATGGCATCAACACACCAGATGGTCATCTTCGCGTTCCAGTCGGTTTGCTCAAACCAACCACCGTCAATCGTTATCTCAACAAATGGGGTTACGACCGCGATACCCTGCTGCGACAACCACCTGCTGTTCGCTTCCAGGCAGAATATAGCAATCAATGTTGGCATTTTGACCTCAGTCCATCAGACCTCAAGCACGTAAAAGCACCAGCCTTCCTAGAACCGGGACGTGGACATCCCTTGTTGATGCTTTATAGTGTCGTGGATGACCGTAGTGGTTTTGCATACCAAGAATACCACGGTGTTTACGGTGAAGATGTGGAGGCAGCACTGCGGTTTATGTTTGCCGCCATGTCACTCAAGTCGGAGACTGACTTTCCCTTTCAAGGCATTCCCCAAATGCTGTATATGGACAATGGGCCCATTGCCAAGAGCTTAGTGTTTCAAAAAGTAATGGGTTATTTGGGGATTGAAGTACGTACCCATTTACCAAATGGCAAAGATGGACGACGGGTGACAGCTCGTTCTAAGGGGAAGGTGGAACGACCGTTTCGCACTGTTAAAGAAATGCACGAAACTCTCTACCATCTGCATGAACCGGAGACCGAAGCTGAGGCAAACGCTTGGTTGATGAAGTTTTTGCTCCATTACAATAGCCGACCCCATCGCAGCGAACCCCATTCCCGGATGGAAGACTGGGTGAGCAATTTACCTAGTAACGGTATCCGTCAAATGTGTAATTGGGAACGTTTTTGTACATTTGCACGCTCCCCAGAACGCCGTAAGGTAGGCATCGATGCTCGCGTTACGGTTGAGGGGGTGGCTTATGAGGTGGAGCCAGATTTGGCTGGAGAAACTGTAGTTCTGTGGTGGGGCTTGTTCGATAACGAACTGTACGTAGAACATGGTGAACGTCGCTATGGGCCGTTTCTGCCTGTGGATGGCCCAATCCCCCTACATCGCTACCGTAGTTTTAAGAAAACACGAACACAGAAACGGGCTGACCGAATTGAATCTTTGGCTAAACAGTTGTCTTTACCGAACTCTGTGATTGGTAAAGGCAACCCGCCTGAATTCGGGAGTAGTACAACCCAACTAAAGGTGCAGCCTTTTGTAGACCCCAATCCATTTCAAGAACTGACATTCAGCACGGTGATTGCAGCCAAATTAGCGATCGCCGATTATTTGGCACGCCCATTAGCCAAACTCACCCCTGAACAAATGGCTTATATTAATGCGGTTCTGGTGTCTACTCTCAATAAGCAGGAGGTAATGAAACAAATTCGAGATTTCTTTAACCCATTATCAGGTACGAGCCATGTTGAGTGA
- a CDS encoding recombinase family protein, translated as MVIYAYLRVSSDRQDLHNQRHGILEYANIHALSPIQFIEDTVSGREKWSERGVGQLLTQTALESDVVIFSEVSRMARSTLQVLEMLECCVRRGINVHIVKLGMVLDDSMQSRITATVLGLAAEIERELIVLRTTEALAKRKAEGKTLGRPKGRQSAHLKLDTREAEIRSYLAKGMSKRSIAKLVDCSPSTLYDWLSRKHLHSRHDKLVEKS; from the coding sequence ATGGTTATTTATGCTTATTTAAGAGTCTCCAGCGATCGCCAAGACCTACACAACCAACGACATGGCATTTTGGAGTATGCCAACATACACGCTTTGAGTCCCATCCAGTTTATTGAAGACACAGTTTCTGGACGAGAGAAATGGTCGGAGCGAGGTGTAGGACAACTACTGACTCAAACTGCCCTTGAATCCGATGTAGTAATTTTCTCAGAAGTCAGTCGGATGGCACGCTCTACTCTACAAGTATTAGAAATGCTAGAGTGCTGCGTGCGCCGAGGAATTAACGTCCATATCGTAAAACTTGGTATGGTGCTAGATGATTCAATGCAAAGCCGAATCACAGCAACAGTTTTGGGCTTGGCAGCAGAAATCGAACGGGAATTGATTGTACTCAGAACAACCGAAGCATTAGCCAAACGAAAAGCTGAAGGAAAAACCTTAGGACGACCCAAAGGACGACAATCCGCACATTTAAAACTGGACACAAGGGAAGCAGAAATTCGCAGTTATTTAGCCAAAGGAATGAGCAAACGGTCAATTGCCAAACTAGTCGATTGTTCACCTTCCACCCTTTATGATTGGTTGTCACGTAAACATCTCCACTCACGCCACGACAAATTGGTGGAGAAATCATAA
- a CDS encoding IS630 family transposase: protein MGTSLQSLRYKSTVISAYRWSSPFFPSEVKSAIDSEIRQALEFAATPPQQRQQTITQKPRWTLKRLAAWIDKQFNLKCCRESIRKTLKNLGFSWKKARKLLNKANSKKRREFLEKLKGLLDDALHNGHLLIFIDEAHIHLDSDEGYGWSVKGERFWVSSNSPGRAKVSFYGIYVYNYAKVKIFPYLKADQFNTIDVLKHLRTEFPDQEVTLIWDGAPYHRAQLVNEALQVLQINLQPLPSYSPDFMPVEHLWQWLREDVTYHTCYQSAAELIERVHLFEQDIHSNPFEISDRLWVKNHLDPDEEKLRVST, encoded by the coding sequence GTGGGTACATCGTTACAATCTCTCAGGTATAAAAGCACTGTTATATCAGCGTACAGGTGGTCATCCCCCTTTTTTCCCTCAGAAGTAAAGTCAGCAATTGATTCTGAGATTCGTCAAGCTCTTGAGTTTGCAGCAACACCACCCCAACAAAGACAACAGACAATAACGCAAAAGCCTCGTTGGACATTGAAGCGTTTAGCGGCTTGGATTGACAAACAGTTCAATCTCAAATGTTGCCGAGAGTCAATACGTAAGACTCTCAAGAACTTAGGGTTTTCGTGGAAAAAAGCACGTAAACTTTTAAATAAAGCTAACAGTAAAAAACGTAGAGAGTTTCTAGAAAAACTCAAGGGTTTGCTTGATGATGCTCTCCATAATGGTCATTTGCTAATTTTTATCGACGAGGCACATATTCATCTTGATAGCGATGAAGGCTATGGTTGGTCAGTTAAAGGTGAGCGTTTTTGGGTCAGTTCCAACTCTCCAGGAAGAGCCAAGGTTTCCTTTTATGGGATCTATGTTTATAACTATGCCAAAGTCAAAATTTTTCCTTACCTGAAAGCTGACCAATTCAATACGATTGATGTTTTAAAGCATCTAAGAACTGAATTTCCAGACCAAGAGGTCACTTTAATTTGGGATGGTGCTCCCTATCATCGTGCACAATTGGTAAACGAAGCATTGCAAGTCTTACAAATAAACTTGCAACCCTTACCTAGTTACAGTCCTGATTTTATGCCTGTCGAACACCTGTGGCAGTGGTTGCGTGAAGATGTTACTTATCACACGTGCTATCAATCTGCTGCTGAACTGATTGAACGTGTTCATTTATTTGAACAAGACATTCATTCTAACCCCTTTGAAATTAGCGATCGCCTATGGGTAAAAAATCACCTTGACCCTGACGAGGAAAAACTACGGGTTTCAACGTAG
- a CDS encoding helix-turn-helix domain-containing protein: MLRVECDRWNESASKLREEALKANHARTRERLMALYEICNGKSATKVGRETGRNPQTVMEWVHRYNLSGIKALLYQRTGGHPPFFPQK, encoded by the coding sequence ATGCTCAGAGTAGAATGCGATCGCTGGAATGAAAGTGCCTCAAAATTGAGAGAAGAAGCATTAAAAGCGAATCATGCTCGTACTCGCGAGCGTTTAATGGCACTGTACGAAATATGTAACGGAAAAAGTGCGACAAAGGTAGGCAGAGAAACAGGGCGTAACCCTCAGACAGTAATGGAGTGGGTACATCGTTACAATCTCTCAGGTATAAAAGCACTGTTATATCAGCGTACAGGTGGTCATCCCCCTTTTTTCCCTCAGAAGTAA
- a CDS encoding FAD-binding protein produces the protein MSEQHQGTAQYEQNGQTHVQIASPQENLHDYEEAIKILASKIRGELILAGNPAYEAERKVWNGLADSYPAAIVRCIDAEDVKVAVNFAREQAMTLSVRSGGHSAAGHGTNPLLSLSAENKL, from the coding sequence ATGTCAGAACAACATCAAGGAACTGCTCAATACGAGCAAAATGGGCAAACTCATGTTCAAATAGCATCTCCACAAGAGAACCTGCATGACTACGAAGAAGCGATCAAGATACTTGCCTCGAAGATCCGAGGTGAACTGATCCTGGCTGGTAACCCTGCGTATGAAGCTGAACGAAAAGTCTGGAATGGTCTCGCTGATAGCTATCCCGCTGCGATCGTGCGCTGCATTGATGCGGAAGATGTCAAAGTCGCTGTGAATTTTGCCCGTGAGCAGGCAATGACCCTCTCTGTGCGGAGTGGAGGACATAGTGCAGCCGGACATGGCACTAACCCTCTTTTGTCACTTTCGGCAGAGAATAAGCTGTAA
- a CDS encoding alpha/beta hydrolase: MHKRTASFDSKGLKCSVTFYTPDQAASGQRCPAIVMAHGIGLTKEMGLPQFAEFFVQAGFVVTLFDYRYIGASEGEPREQMLPTEQHEDYRNAITWTQLQREVDPNRIGVWGFSYSGGHVLHLAAFDQRVKAVVAQMPTVNLFLNSRRLTSPLDLDELTTLLSQDRIKRYQTGEVSYFPLVAAPGQPSFLPTPDAYIWVESAKSASEGRWENRITFESIEHSLYYERMALRKEKIVEAAGVQRSGGAGEKEEVLGIAFGYLEIPLCTPAPLPLCNPYAAYSSA, from the coding sequence ATGCACAAAAGAACTGCCAGTTTTGACAGTAAAGGGTTAAAGTGTTCCGTCACCTTTTACACTCCAGATCAAGCCGCATCTGGTCAACGTTGTCCTGCCATTGTCATGGCGCATGGCATTGGCTTGACCAAAGAGATGGGGCTACCTCAGTTCGCTGAGTTCTTCGTTCAAGCTGGGTTCGTCGTCACGCTGTTCGATTACCGCTACATCGGTGCCAGTGAGGGAGAACCTCGTGAACAAATGCTCCCGACCGAGCAACACGAAGATTACCGCAATGCTATCACCTGGACTCAACTCCAACGTGAAGTTGATCCCAATCGCATCGGTGTTTGGGGCTTCTCCTATAGCGGTGGTCATGTGCTGCATCTGGCGGCATTTGATCAGCGTGTAAAAGCCGTCGTAGCCCAGATGCCGACAGTGAATCTTTTTCTCAACTCCCGTCGTCTGACTTCACCCCTTGACCTCGATGAACTCACAACGTTGCTTTCACAAGACCGCATCAAACGGTATCAAACTGGGGAAGTGAGCTACTTTCCTCTGGTTGCCGCACCCGGACAACCGAGCTTTCTGCCGACACCCGATGCATACATCTGGGTTGAATCTGCTAAAAGCGCCAGTGAAGGACGATGGGAGAATCGGATCACCTTTGAATCGATCGAGCATTCTCTCTATTACGAACGAATGGCACTAAGAAAAGAGAAAATCGTTGAGGCAGCAGGGGTGCAGAGGAGCGGAGGAGCAGGGGAGAAAGAAGAAGTTTTAGGCATTGCGTTCGGGTATTTAGAAATTCCCCTCTGCACCCCTGCACCCCTGCCTCTCTGCAATCCTTACGCTGCATACTCTTCAGCTTAA
- a CDS encoding AraC family transcriptional regulator translates to MADEFLKRETTIDACQELAKLVTRHTDGRGNGVHSTAIAQLEFMRESAAPTELYTVYEPTLCIVLQGRKETLLGQETYHYGAAQYIVVTVDLPLSGNIVEATADQPYLCFKLSLDATALWDIIDQIQRHREQKESSVRGLFVSDANAPLIECTTRLTRLLDTPEDIPILAPMMIREIYYRLLMGDQSEAVWQIATSGSQMQRIAEVIKQIKAEFTKSLSMDDLAKQARMSSASFHRHFKAVTSMSPLQYQKQLRLVEARRLMLAENADATQAAYQVGYESPSQFSREYSRMFGAPPIKDIERLRIA, encoded by the coding sequence ATGGCAGATGAATTTCTAAAGCGCGAGACCACGATTGATGCTTGTCAAGAATTGGCAAAATTAGTGACTCGCCATACGGATGGCCGAGGAAACGGTGTCCATTCAACGGCGATCGCTCAGTTAGAATTTATGCGGGAATCTGCGGCTCCGACAGAACTCTACACGGTTTATGAACCGACGCTTTGCATTGTTCTTCAAGGCAGAAAAGAAACCTTACTAGGACAGGAAACCTATCACTATGGTGCGGCTCAATATATTGTTGTCACGGTTGATCTGCCGCTGAGCGGAAATATTGTCGAGGCAACGGCGGATCAGCCGTATCTCTGCTTTAAGCTAAGTCTGGATGCGACTGCGCTTTGGGACATTATTGACCAAATTCAGCGCCATCGAGAGCAAAAAGAAAGTTCAGTCAGAGGCTTGTTCGTCAGCGATGCAAATGCCCCGTTGATTGAGTGTACTACCCGACTCACACGGCTTCTGGATACACCCGAAGATATTCCAATCCTGGCACCGATGATGATTCGCGAAATCTATTACCGTTTATTAATGGGCGACCAGAGCGAAGCGGTTTGGCAGATTGCGACCTCCGGTAGCCAGATGCAGCGCATTGCCGAGGTGATTAAACAGATCAAAGCTGAGTTTACAAAGTCACTGAGCATGGATGATTTGGCAAAGCAAGCAAGGATGTCTTCCGCATCATTTCATCGCCATTTCAAGGCAGTCACCTCAATGAGTCCATTGCAATATCAAAAACAGTTGAGATTAGTGGAAGCACGTCGTCTGATGCTGGCTGAAAACGCTGATGCAACCCAGGCGGCTTATCAGGTTGGTTATGAGAGTCCTTCGCAGTTCAGTCGCGAATATTCCCGCATGTTTGGTGCACCACCGATAAAGGATATTGAGCGTTTACGAATTGCCTGA